From the Candidatus Bathyarchaeota archaeon genome, one window contains:
- a CDS encoding M20/M25/M40 family metallo-hydrolase yields the protein MRPPILKEIEEEVTNLLSDLIRINTTNPPGNETKAAQYLSQNLKQDGFSCEIFESAPNRGSVVTRIRGTDEKPSLLLLSHLDVVAANPAEWSVDPFGGVVKDGFVWGRGTLDMKGMTAIETMAFKLLKRNGVKLKGDVILAATADEEAGGVMGAEYMLKTHPDKIFAPYVLNEGGGSTIPLRGGNVFTVQVAEKGLLWLRIRARGIPGHGSMPDAADNAITRMNQVVTKLGSYLSPVELCSTVKYFLGDLAAKEVSLQEPLMQVLSNPEGSDTLLDGLEKTEATVVDELRPRLRMTITPTMICGGVKENVIPSECTAVFDCRILPGHSIQEALGLIKSLLTEVGLDKLSFEPIQAQEPSESPIQTPLYQTITDVIADFEPNSGVVPMLMTGGTDSRFFRRKNSTCYGFHPMHSENRYGIKATRREHGIDERISIENLVFGTSVLYETIKRFMT from the coding sequence ATGCGCCCGCCCATCCTAAAAGAGATTGAAGAAGAAGTCACAAACCTGCTAAGCGACCTCATACGCATAAACACCACCAACCCCCCTGGAAACGAAACAAAAGCCGCCCAGTACCTAAGCCAAAACCTAAAACAAGACGGCTTTAGCTGCGAAATCTTTGAGTCCGCTCCCAACCGAGGCAGCGTCGTCACACGAATACGCGGCACAGACGAAAAACCCAGCCTCCTACTACTATCTCACCTAGATGTCGTAGCAGCAAACCCTGCAGAATGGAGCGTAGACCCTTTTGGCGGCGTAGTAAAAGACGGATTCGTCTGGGGACGCGGCACCCTAGACATGAAAGGCATGACCGCCATAGAAACCATGGCATTCAAACTCCTAAAAAGAAACGGCGTCAAACTCAAGGGAGACGTGATTTTGGCAGCAACCGCCGACGAAGAAGCAGGCGGAGTCATGGGCGCAGAATACATGCTCAAAACGCATCCCGACAAAATCTTTGCCCCCTACGTACTGAATGAGGGCGGCGGCTCAACCATACCATTGCGGGGCGGCAACGTTTTCACCGTACAGGTTGCAGAGAAAGGGCTACTATGGCTCAGGATTAGGGCACGTGGAATTCCAGGTCACGGTTCAATGCCTGATGCCGCAGATAACGCCATTACACGTATGAATCAGGTGGTCACAAAACTGGGCAGCTACCTCTCACCTGTCGAGTTGTGCTCTACGGTGAAGTATTTTCTGGGCGACTTAGCAGCTAAAGAAGTCAGCTTGCAAGAGCCGCTTATGCAGGTGCTGTCCAACCCTGAAGGCAGCGACACTTTACTGGACGGCTTGGAGAAAACCGAAGCAACCGTAGTCGACGAGCTTCGCCCCAGATTGCGCATGACCATAACGCCAACCATGATTTGCGGCGGCGTCAAAGAAAACGTAATACCCTCCGAGTGCACGGCAGTTTTTGACTGCAGAATACTTCCAGGTCATTCCATCCAAGAGGCACTGGGCTTGATAAAATCGCTACTCACCGAAGTAGGCTTAGACAAACTCTCCTTTGAACCCATCCAAGCCCAAGAACCCTCCGAATCCCCAATCCAAACACCACTTTACCAAACTATCACAGACGTCATAGCTGATTTTGAACCCAACAGCGGCGTTGTCCCCATGCTCATGACAGGTGGCACCGACTCACGCTTCTTCCGACGAAAAAACAGCACCTGCTACGGCTTCCACCCTATGCACAGCGAAAACCGCTACGGCATAAAAGCCACAAGGCGCGAACATGGTATCGACGAACGCATATCCATAGAAAACCTAGTTTTTGGAACCAGTGTACTCTACGAAACCATCAAACGCTTCATGACCTAA
- a CDS encoding Lrp/AsnC family transcriptional regulator, which produces MKELKPLDYQLLFELMKDSHRSDRQLAKALGISQPTVTRRRAMLEDSTIEGYTVIPKFGQIGFELAAFTFLKTKLNNLKGDEKDKTLSSFKEWYLKQPNVVVVLDGQGMGWDAVCVSLHENYTSFAEFLRAQKAEFGELITETQSFQADLKPEAIIKSFHLKYLAKTK; this is translated from the coding sequence ATGAAAGAACTGAAACCTTTGGACTATCAACTCCTGTTCGAACTTATGAAGGATTCCCACCGAAGTGACCGCCAACTAGCTAAGGCACTTGGAATTTCTCAGCCCACCGTCACAAGAAGGCGGGCAATGCTTGAGGACAGCACCATTGAAGGCTACACTGTTATTCCCAAGTTTGGGCAAATCGGCTTTGAGCTGGCAGCCTTCACTTTTCTGAAGACCAAGCTCAACAACTTGAAAGGTGACGAGAAAGACAAAACCCTAAGCAGCTTCAAAGAATGGTACCTAAAACAGCCAAATGTAGTTGTTGTTTTGGATGGTCAAGGCATGGGTTGGGATGCAGTCTGCGTTTCTTTGCACGAAAACTATACAAGCTTTGCAGAATTCCTCAGAGCTCAAAAAGCAGAATTCGGAGAATTAATCACTGAAACCCAAAGTTTCCAAGCCGACCTAAAACCCGAAGCAATAATCAAATCCTTCCACCTCAAATACTTGGCAAAAACCAAGTAA
- the acs gene encoding acetate--CoA ligase: MSEASLPFNEKYSPPGNPVSSGEKRKQIWEAALKDPQAFWAEKAKAIDWFKPADKVLDDSDAPFYKWFEGAELNVSYNALDRHVKTSRKNKLAYIWEGEMGEVKTYTYYQLYREVNRLAKALQDLGLKKGDRVAVYLPVIPELPITLLAAVRLGGIHAVVFSGFSAEALADRINDSGAKILITADGSFRRGKSVAIKANADRALKIATSVEKVIVVKRTGQEVEMQEGRDVWYDDALAQAGASAYVEPEKMAASDPLFILYTSGTTGKPKGVQHGTAGYLVWSYWTLKWAFNPTEEDIYWCVADIGWITGHTYNVYAPLSLGITAFLFEGTPDFPDKDRWWDMIERHGINILYGTPTAVRMFMKFGEDYVNKHDLSSLRILGTVGEPINPEAWKWYYRVVGKEKLAIIDTWWQTETGGFMISPLSGIELTPLKPGSATLPLPAIDAQIYDEKGQPVPAGTKGFLVIKTPWPGMLQTLWKDPERFKQTYFGKWANTYYTGDYAVRDTDGYFWLLGRADEVMKVAGHRIGTVELESALVSHPAVSEAAVMGKEDVVKGEVPVAFITLRSGHQPSEELRVELVKHIRSTIGPIATPDAIVMVNKLPKTRSGKIMRRILKAVLIGAPIGDVSTLEDDASVEDIKTTYEEMRKQLNKK; the protein is encoded by the coding sequence ATGTCTGAAGCTAGCTTACCGTTCAACGAAAAATATTCTCCACCAGGTAATCCGGTTTCTTCTGGAGAGAAAAGAAAACAAATTTGGGAAGCAGCCCTTAAAGACCCGCAGGCTTTTTGGGCAGAGAAAGCAAAAGCCATCGACTGGTTCAAGCCAGCCGACAAAGTCCTAGATGACTCTGATGCGCCATTTTACAAATGGTTTGAAGGCGCAGAGCTTAACGTTTCCTACAACGCCCTTGACAGGCATGTAAAAACCAGCAGGAAGAACAAGCTTGCCTACATCTGGGAAGGCGAAATGGGCGAAGTTAAAACCTACACTTACTACCAGCTTTACCGCGAAGTAAACAGACTCGCCAAAGCCCTCCAAGACCTTGGACTTAAAAAAGGCGACCGCGTAGCCGTTTACTTGCCCGTTATTCCCGAACTACCAATCACCTTGCTTGCAGCTGTCCGCTTAGGCGGCATTCACGCAGTAGTCTTTTCAGGTTTTAGCGCTGAAGCCCTTGCTGACCGCATCAACGACAGCGGCGCAAAAATCCTAATCACCGCAGACGGCTCCTTTAGACGCGGCAAATCTGTTGCCATCAAAGCCAACGCCGACCGCGCCCTGAAAATCGCAACCAGCGTAGAGAAAGTTATTGTGGTTAAACGCACGGGTCAAGAAGTTGAGATGCAGGAAGGACGTGACGTCTGGTATGATGATGCTCTTGCACAAGCAGGCGCAAGCGCGTATGTGGAACCTGAAAAAATGGCTGCTTCAGACCCACTGTTCATCCTCTACACTTCAGGAACCACAGGCAAACCCAAAGGCGTCCAACACGGCACAGCAGGCTACCTCGTCTGGTCTTACTGGACACTCAAATGGGCTTTCAACCCCACCGAAGAAGACATCTACTGGTGCGTCGCCGACATCGGCTGGATTACAGGACACACCTACAACGTCTACGCACCCCTAAGCTTAGGCATCACCGCATTCCTCTTCGAAGGCACCCCCGACTTCCCCGACAAAGACCGCTGGTGGGACATGATTGAACGCCACGGCATCAACATCCTCTACGGTACACCCACCGCAGTGCGCATGTTCATGAAATTCGGCGAAGACTACGTCAACAAACATGACCTTAGCAGCCTACGCATCCTAGGCACCGTCGGTGAACCAATCAACCCCGAAGCCTGGAAATGGTACTACCGCGTAGTCGGCAAAGAAAAACTAGCCATCATCGACACTTGGTGGCAAACAGAAACAGGCGGATTCATGATTTCCCCGCTCTCAGGCATCGAACTAACCCCACTCAAACCAGGTTCTGCAACTTTGCCATTGCCCGCAATTGACGCGCAAATCTACGACGAGAAAGGTCAACCTGTCCCCGCGGGAACCAAAGGTTTCCTTGTAATCAAGACCCCCTGGCCAGGCATGCTCCAGACCCTTTGGAAAGACCCTGAACGCTTCAAACAGACATACTTTGGCAAATGGGCAAACACGTACTACACAGGCGACTACGCCGTGCGCGACACAGACGGTTACTTCTGGCTCCTTGGCAGAGCAGACGAAGTCATGAAAGTCGCAGGTCACCGCATCGGCACCGTTGAACTCGAAAGCGCTTTGGTTTCTCACCCCGCAGTATCCGAAGCAGCAGTTATGGGCAAAGAAGACGTAGTCAAAGGCGAAGTCCCCGTCGCATTCATCACCCTGCGCAGCGGACACCAACCCAGCGAAGAACTACGCGTAGAGCTAGTCAAACACATCCGAAGCACCATTGGGCCCATCGCCACCCCCGACGCCATCGTCATGGTCAACAAACTACCCAAAACACGTAGCGGCAAAATCATGCGCAGAATCCTCAAAGCAGTCCTCATCGGCGCACCCATCGGTGACGTATCCACCCTAGAAGACGACGCATCCGTAGAAGACATCAAAACCACCTACGAAGAAATGCGCAAACAATTAAACAAAAAATAA
- a CDS encoding acetate uptake transporter → MSEKFANPAPLGLLGFGLTTVLLNLHNAGLFPLDTMILAMGIAYGGLAQVIVGIMEFRKGNTFGTVAFTSYGLFWWSLVLLLVLPKLTFFNGLVAPTETAMAAYFFMWGLFTFAMFFGTLKTNRALQFVFASLTVLFFLLTIRDITGNPVISGTITFNTFVGIEGVICGLSAVYLAFAEVLNEANKKTVLPICPTQ, encoded by the coding sequence ATGAGTGAAAAATTTGCTAATCCAGCACCTCTTGGGCTGCTGGGCTTTGGCTTAACAACCGTCCTGCTGAACCTGCACAACGCGGGCTTGTTCCCCTTAGACACAATGATACTGGCGATGGGCATAGCTTACGGAGGCTTAGCACAAGTAATCGTGGGCATCATGGAGTTCCGCAAAGGCAACACTTTCGGCACCGTGGCGTTCACATCCTACGGCTTATTCTGGTGGTCCTTGGTACTTTTGTTGGTCCTGCCTAAACTGACCTTCTTCAACGGGTTAGTAGCCCCAACAGAAACTGCCATGGCGGCGTACTTTTTCATGTGGGGACTGTTCACGTTTGCCATGTTCTTTGGCACACTAAAAACTAACCGTGCACTGCAATTCGTGTTCGCCAGCTTAACCGTGCTGTTCTTCCTGCTCACAATCAGAGACATAACAGGCAACCCCGTAATATCAGGAACAATCACCTTCAACACGTTCGTCGGCATCGAAGGCGTCATATGCGGCTTAAGCGCAGTCTACCTAGCATTCGCAGAAGTCCTAAACGAAGCCAACAAAAAAACAGTACTCCCCATCTGCCCCACCCAATAA
- a CDS encoding cation-translocating P-type ATPase: MKPWHALKPEEALEELQTKQEGLTAEEAKTRIAKYGPNELKKEKGTSPIKLFLSQFTDILMIILLIATGLSLWIGETIDALIIVAIVIASAVLGFTQEYRSEKAVEALKKMTAPTATVLRDGKETTVPAAELVPGDVILLYTGDKVPADARLLEAHNLKLDEAALTGESAPVDKTTKALAADTQLNDMRNLVFTGTVVVYGRAKAVITTTAMETEFGKIAKMVQTTSQEKTPLERRMASVGKLIGVLAVVICIGVGTVGIVVEQRPVLEMILWAVSLAVAAVPEALPAIVTGALAIGMYRMASVNTIVKRLPAVETLGSTSVICSDKTGTMTKGEMTVQRIYFNDTAMKVTGTGYAPEGEFQIEDKTVTPDEQLKTLLKVASLCNDSSLEKDVQSNKWKIKGDPTEGALIVTAAKAGLWKEELYKQEPRIAEVPFSSERKRMTTVHVAGKKKTAYMKGAPEVVLQKCTRILHNGKVEKLTAEHKTELLKVTEAMALQALRNLGFAYKELPADMDSFDETIEKDLIFVGIMGMIDPPRGEVKDAISLCRSAGIRVVMITGDHKLTATAVAKELNLLGEKDEGKVLTGPELEAMTDEQLVNAVENTVIYARVSPEHKTRIVKAWKTKDQVVAMTGDGVNDAPALKMSDIGVAMGVTGTEVTKEAADMILADDNFASIVKAVKEGREIFDNIKKYLTFLLQCNIMEILVMFIAVVAVPYLAEVFSPGLSSTIIGQENIYNAAIALTAVQILWINLVTDGLPAIALGVDPGDPDLMERKPRNPKGSIFTRDVRMYLIITPIITTALMLFAFFNSQPWLGPEQLAMARTQLFVNMVVVELAIALSARSLKYPVLKVGLFKNKYLWYALLSSFALQLLVLYVPGIQEIFLGVEVESVMYMYAPALMDWGVALLFAAIVFSSLEVGKYITSKRRKA, from the coding sequence GTGAAACCTTGGCACGCCCTAAAACCTGAAGAGGCACTTGAGGAACTTCAAACTAAACAAGAAGGCTTAACCGCTGAAGAAGCAAAAACCCGCATAGCCAAATACGGACCCAACGAACTCAAAAAAGAAAAAGGCACCTCCCCCATCAAACTATTCCTGTCCCAATTCACCGACATCCTCATGATAATCCTGCTAATCGCCACAGGACTCTCTTTATGGATAGGCGAAACCATCGACGCACTCATAATCGTAGCCATAGTCATCGCAAGTGCAGTGCTAGGTTTCACTCAGGAATACCGCAGCGAAAAAGCTGTAGAAGCCCTCAAAAAGATGACGGCGCCAACCGCCACGGTGCTGCGCGACGGGAAAGAAACTACCGTTCCCGCCGCAGAGCTAGTGCCTGGCGATGTGATTTTGCTATACACTGGCGATAAGGTTCCAGCTGACGCACGGCTTCTTGAAGCACACAACCTCAAACTAGACGAAGCCGCCCTAACAGGCGAATCCGCGCCAGTTGACAAAACCACCAAAGCGTTGGCAGCTGACACACAGCTTAACGATATGCGTAACTTGGTTTTCACTGGAACCGTAGTTGTTTACGGCAGAGCCAAAGCCGTTATCACAACAACCGCCATGGAAACAGAGTTTGGCAAAATCGCCAAGATGGTACAAACAACCAGCCAAGAAAAAACGCCGTTAGAGCGGCGCATGGCAAGCGTGGGCAAACTAATCGGTGTCCTTGCCGTGGTCATATGCATCGGCGTTGGCACGGTGGGCATCGTTGTTGAGCAGCGTCCGGTCCTTGAGATGATCCTGTGGGCTGTTAGCCTTGCCGTAGCCGCAGTTCCCGAAGCGTTGCCCGCAATCGTAACAGGCGCATTAGCCATTGGAATGTACCGCATGGCAAGCGTCAACACCATCGTAAAGCGGCTTCCCGCCGTAGAAACCTTGGGCAGCACCAGCGTCATTTGCTCAGACAAAACAGGAACCATGACAAAAGGCGAAATGACCGTCCAACGCATCTACTTCAACGACACCGCCATGAAAGTCACAGGCACAGGATACGCGCCTGAAGGCGAATTCCAAATAGAAGACAAAACCGTCACGCCCGACGAGCAACTAAAAACGCTTCTAAAAGTTGCTTCGTTGTGCAATGACTCCAGCTTAGAGAAAGACGTCCAAAGCAACAAATGGAAAATCAAAGGCGACCCCACAGAGGGCGCATTAATTGTTACCGCGGCAAAAGCTGGGCTTTGGAAGGAAGAGTTATACAAGCAAGAACCCCGCATCGCTGAAGTGCCGTTTTCCTCTGAACGCAAACGCATGACCACCGTGCATGTAGCAGGCAAAAAGAAAACTGCCTACATGAAAGGCGCGCCTGAAGTGGTGCTTCAAAAATGCACGCGTATACTACACAATGGTAAAGTCGAAAAACTAACTGCAGAACACAAAACAGAGCTGCTAAAGGTTACTGAAGCGATGGCGTTGCAGGCGCTGCGAAACTTGGGTTTTGCATACAAAGAACTCCCTGCAGACATGGACAGCTTTGATGAGACCATTGAAAAAGACCTTATCTTTGTAGGCATCATGGGCATGATTGATCCGCCACGCGGCGAAGTAAAAGACGCCATCAGCTTGTGCCGTAGCGCAGGTATTCGCGTTGTCATGATTACAGGAGACCACAAGCTCACCGCAACCGCTGTAGCTAAAGAACTTAACCTGCTGGGCGAGAAAGACGAAGGCAAAGTGCTTACAGGTCCTGAACTAGAAGCAATGACTGATGAGCAGTTGGTCAACGCAGTTGAGAACACCGTCATTTACGCCAGAGTTTCACCAGAACACAAAACACGCATAGTCAAAGCATGGAAGACCAAAGACCAAGTCGTAGCCATGACCGGAGATGGCGTAAACGATGCACCCGCCCTCAAAATGAGCGACATCGGAGTTGCCATGGGCGTCACAGGAACCGAAGTAACCAAAGAAGCCGCCGACATGATCCTTGCAGACGACAACTTTGCATCCATAGTCAAAGCCGTAAAAGAAGGCAGAGAAATCTTTGACAACATCAAGAAGTACCTAACCTTCCTGCTGCAATGCAACATCATGGAAATCCTCGTTATGTTCATAGCCGTCGTCGCAGTCCCCTACCTCGCCGAGGTGTTTTCGCCAGGTCTGAGCTCAACTATCATCGGACAAGAAAACATCTACAACGCCGCAATCGCCCTAACCGCAGTGCAGATTCTCTGGATCAACCTAGTCACAGACGGTTTGCCTGCCATAGCTTTAGGCGTTGACCCCGGTGACCCTGACTTGATGGAGCGCAAACCCCGCAACCCCAAGGGCAGCATATTCACGCGCGACGTAAGGATGTACCTGATAATTACGCCCATCATAACAACGGCTTTGATGCTGTTTGCATTCTTTAACAGCCAACCGTGGCTGGGTCCTGAGCAGCTTGCGATGGCAAGAACGCAGTTGTTTGTCAACATGGTCGTGGTAGAGTTAGCCATTGCCTTATCTGCGCGTTCACTCAAGTACCCCGTGCTCAAAGTCGGCTTGTTCAAGAACAAGTACCTATGGTACGCTTTGCTGTCCTCCTTTGCCCTACAACTGCTCGTGCTCTACGTACCCGGCATCCAAGAAATCTTCCTAGGCGTAGAAGTTGAAAGCGTGATGTACATGTACGCGCCCGCACTCATGGACTGGGGTGTTGCACTACTGTTTGCAGCCATCGTCTTTAGCTCATTGGAAGTAGGCAAATACATTACAAGCAAACGAAGAAAAGCATGA